In one Saccharibacillus brassicae genomic region, the following are encoded:
- a CDS encoding OsmC family protein: MDQSKTSISTVWNGDRSGQGTIESGSLNAPIAIPQAFGGTGAGTEPKELLLASASACFTMTLVGLLEARKLPAARLAMNSEVSISPEGIMKMIHRPELVLPDGTPDESMQLAERTFEAADRQCSVGNLLKKAGVEIGIEGRVSAGAGAL, encoded by the coding sequence ATGGATCAATCGAAAACGAGTATAAGCACGGTTTGGAACGGAGACCGGAGCGGTCAAGGCACGATCGAGTCCGGTTCCCTGAACGCGCCGATCGCGATTCCGCAGGCGTTCGGCGGAACAGGCGCAGGCACAGAACCGAAAGAACTGCTGCTGGCTTCGGCTTCCGCGTGCTTCACGATGACGCTGGTCGGGCTGCTGGAAGCCCGCAAGCTGCCTGCCGCACGCTTGGCGATGAACTCGGAAGTGTCGATCTCGCCGGAAGGGATCATGAAGATGATCCATCGGCCGGAGCTTGTTCTGCCCGACGGCACGCCGGACGAGTCGATGCAGCTTGCCGAGCGTACGTTCGAAGCGGCCGACCGCCAGTGCAGCGTAGGCAATCTGCTGAAGAAAGCCGGCGTAGAGATCGGGATCGAAGGCCGCGTATCGGCCGGCGCCGGCGCTCTCTGA
- the trxA gene encoding thioredoxin, with translation MAVTHTSDQTFMQDVQDGLTLVDFWAPWCGPCRTIAPILDELDTELAGSAHIVKLNVDENPQISGAIGVKSIPALVLFKNGQPVEGVVGVQSKSALKQMIDKHR, from the coding sequence ATGGCTGTTACACATACGTCCGATCAGACTTTTATGCAGGATGTGCAAGACGGGTTGACGCTGGTCGACTTTTGGGCGCCGTGGTGCGGCCCGTGCCGGACGATCGCTCCGATTCTCGACGAGCTGGACACCGAACTCGCGGGTTCCGCGCATATCGTCAAGCTGAACGTGGACGAGAATCCGCAAATTTCGGGCGCGATCGGCGTGAAAAGTATTCCGGCGTTGGTCCTGTTCAAAAACGGCCAACCTGTCGAAGGCGTCGTCGGCGTGCAGAGCAAAAGCGCGTTGAAGCAGATGATCGACAAGCATCGCTGA
- a CDS encoding thioredoxin family protein has translation MKKGHDLHTARAMDEFVGQPGLRFLYVSAPDCSTCRALLPKLQELLGDYPAIEFAHVDAAEVEEVAERFLILAAPILLLLIDGREYLREDRFVRFGPLRERLDRIHELYAG, from the coding sequence ATGAAAAAAGGGCATGACCTGCATACGGCCCGGGCGATGGACGAGTTCGTCGGACAGCCGGGGCTGCGTTTCCTGTACGTGTCCGCGCCCGATTGCAGCACGTGCCGGGCGCTGCTGCCCAAGCTTCAAGAGCTGCTCGGCGACTATCCCGCGATTGAGTTCGCGCATGTGGACGCCGCCGAGGTCGAAGAAGTCGCGGAACGCTTCCTTATTCTGGCCGCGCCGATTCTGCTGCTGCTGATTGACGGCCGGGAATACCTGCGGGAAGACCGCTTCGTGCGGTTCGGTCCGCTGCGGGAGCGGTTGGACCGCATTCACGAATTGTACGCGGGATGA
- a CDS encoding GntR family transcriptional regulator: MQTSSPLFKVDPQSPLPIHVQIKEQIKWLIGKELLKPGDALPSTNQLADQLSINRNTIQGVYTQLKEDGLLLMQKGRGTQVAGERQIERFKADHPHFAFTEKMIEQARQEKLKPDDVLLSGFAYVQLFGERRQPQPRYLFIECTDSSCIFYLDEIKRLTSADVQSVDISSLSEEEVTRAIRAADVIVTRADLAEKLQRFADEAGKRIISVGSARDVPLLLNLVRHD, from the coding sequence ATGCAAACGTCGAGCCCTTTATTCAAAGTCGATCCCCAGTCTCCGCTGCCTATCCATGTCCAGATCAAGGAACAGATCAAATGGCTGATCGGCAAAGAGCTGCTCAAACCCGGCGATGCGCTGCCTTCCACGAACCAGTTGGCGGATCAGCTGTCTATCAACCGCAACACGATTCAGGGCGTCTACACGCAGTTAAAAGAAGACGGTCTGCTGCTCATGCAAAAAGGCCGCGGCACGCAGGTGGCAGGCGAACGGCAGATCGAACGGTTCAAGGCGGACCATCCCCATTTTGCTTTTACCGAAAAGATGATCGAACAAGCCCGGCAGGAGAAGCTGAAGCCGGACGACGTGCTGTTATCGGGCTTCGCTTACGTGCAGCTGTTCGGGGAACGCCGGCAGCCGCAGCCGCGCTACCTGTTTATCGAATGCACGGACAGCTCCTGCATTTTCTATCTGGACGAAATCAAGCGGCTGACGTCGGCCGACGTGCAAAGCGTGGACATCTCTTCGCTGTCGGAAGAAGAAGTGACGCGGGCGATCCGCGCCGCGGACGTGATCGTCACGCGGGCGGACCTGGCCGAGAAGCTGCAGCGATTCGCCGACGAAGCCGGCAAACGCATCATCTCCGTCGGCTCGGCCCGCGACGTGCCGCTGCTGCTTAATCTGGTGCGGCACGACTGA
- a CDS encoding LacI family DNA-binding transcriptional regulator, with product MTNIREIARLAGVSTATVSRVLNNHPYVNEEKRRKVLELIDRLDYVPNSSATSLKKGMTRIVGVVSSLYTASSTSFIQAFSLIAQRHGFNIMIFLTDQDPGKEKVALEMLRSKQLDALVCLHRANEWNFIESYAKYGPIVTWQRLVSDRIPSVFMDQYEGYRLGLEHLHARGFRRILNVYSSRGLNTPQRMRAYADFAAAHELGGSGHPDFHGKMSLEDGEELAHWWIDQSDPPDAIACSNDDVAAGLLTELRRRGVSVPGEVGILGFDNNNLARLLDLSTVHYPSDKQAENAFSILLDRLGQPAPQPHALAFELIARQST from the coding sequence ATGACGAACATTCGGGAAATCGCGCGGCTTGCCGGCGTCTCTACCGCCACCGTATCCCGCGTACTCAATAACCATCCGTACGTGAACGAAGAGAAACGCCGCAAAGTGCTGGAATTGATCGACCGATTGGACTACGTACCGAATTCAAGCGCCACTTCTCTCAAAAAAGGCATGACCCGCATCGTCGGCGTCGTCAGCAGCTTGTACACGGCGTCTTCGACTTCGTTTATTCAAGCATTCAGCCTGATCGCGCAGCGGCACGGCTTCAATATCATGATTTTTCTGACGGACCAGGACCCGGGCAAAGAAAAGGTGGCGCTGGAGATGCTGCGCAGCAAGCAGCTGGACGCGCTCGTCTGCCTGCACCGCGCCAACGAATGGAACTTTATCGAGTCGTATGCCAAATACGGACCGATCGTCACCTGGCAGCGGCTCGTGAGCGACCGTATCCCCTCCGTCTTCATGGACCAGTACGAAGGATACCGGCTTGGACTGGAACATCTGCATGCACGCGGGTTCCGGCGCATTCTGAACGTGTATTCGTCGCGGGGGCTGAATACGCCGCAGCGAATGCGGGCGTACGCGGACTTTGCGGCGGCGCACGAACTCGGCGGTTCCGGCCATCCGGACTTTCACGGCAAAATGTCGCTCGAAGACGGCGAAGAACTCGCCCATTGGTGGATCGATCAATCCGATCCGCCGGACGCGATCGCCTGCTCGAACGACGATGTGGCGGCCGGGCTGCTGACCGAACTGCGGCGCCGCGGCGTTTCCGTTCCGGGCGAAGTCGGCATCCTCGGCTTCGACAACAACAATCTGGCGCGGCTGCTCGATTTGTCGACGGTGCATTATCCGTCGGACAAGCAGGCGGAGAACGCTTTTTCCATCCTGCTGGATCGCTTGGGCCAGCCTGCTCCGCAGCCGCACGCGCTGGCGTTCGAACTGATTGCGCGGCAGTCCACGTAA
- a CDS encoding 6-phospho-beta-glucosidase, with protein MKKGLKIVTIGGGSSYTPELIEGFIKRHGELPVRELWLVDIEAGREKLEIVGAMAKRMVQAAGIDCEIRLTLDRREALQGADFVTTQFRVGLLDARIKDEAIPLKHGMIGQETNGAGGMLKAFRTVPVVLGIVEDMKELCPNAWLINFTNPAGMVTEAVLRYGQWEKVIGLCNVPVMAVKTESALLQKEESELFFKFAGINHLHWHRVYDKDGSEVTAELIDKLYGPDADPGRIVENIRDMRFLPEQIAQLGMLPCPYHRYYYMTDNMLEEEREEARHAGTRGQVVKQLEASLFELYQDPKLDYKPKELEQRGGAYYSDAACEIINAIYNNKGTQMVVNTRNRGAISDLPYDSAVEVSCLITAHGAEPVHFGAFPPAQRGLLQVMKAMEELTVEAAVTGDYATALQAFTLNPLVTSGDAARLVLDELLDAHQAYLPQFFAPKLEKAGV; from the coding sequence ATGAAAAAAGGACTGAAAATCGTGACGATCGGCGGGGGATCGAGCTATACGCCGGAATTGATCGAAGGGTTTATCAAGCGTCATGGCGAGCTGCCCGTGCGCGAATTGTGGCTGGTCGATATCGAAGCCGGCCGGGAGAAGCTTGAGATCGTGGGCGCGATGGCGAAGCGGATGGTGCAAGCGGCCGGCATCGACTGCGAGATCCGTCTGACGCTGGATCGCCGGGAGGCGCTGCAGGGCGCGGACTTCGTCACGACCCAGTTCCGGGTCGGCCTGCTCGATGCGCGGATCAAGGACGAAGCGATTCCGCTCAAGCACGGCATGATCGGGCAGGAGACGAACGGCGCCGGCGGCATGCTCAAAGCGTTCCGGACCGTTCCGGTCGTGCTCGGCATCGTCGAAGATATGAAAGAGCTGTGCCCGAACGCCTGGCTGATCAACTTCACGAACCCGGCCGGCATGGTCACGGAAGCGGTGCTGCGCTACGGGCAGTGGGAAAAGGTGATCGGATTGTGCAACGTTCCGGTCATGGCGGTCAAGACGGAATCGGCGCTGCTGCAAAAAGAAGAGTCGGAGCTGTTTTTCAAATTCGCGGGTATCAACCATCTGCATTGGCATCGGGTCTACGACAAGGACGGCAGCGAAGTGACGGCGGAGCTGATCGACAAGCTGTACGGGCCGGATGCCGATCCGGGCCGAATCGTCGAGAATATTCGCGATATGCGGTTCCTGCCGGAGCAGATCGCCCAGCTCGGCATGCTGCCGTGCCCGTACCATCGCTATTACTACATGACGGATAATATGCTGGAGGAAGAACGCGAAGAAGCGCGGCACGCGGGCACGCGCGGACAGGTCGTGAAGCAGCTGGAAGCGAGTCTGTTCGAACTGTACCAGGATCCCAAGCTCGACTACAAACCGAAAGAGCTGGAGCAGCGCGGCGGCGCCTATTACAGCGATGCCGCCTGCGAGATCATCAATGCGATTTATAACAACAAAGGCACGCAGATGGTCGTCAACACCCGCAACCGCGGCGCCATAAGCGATCTGCCGTACGACAGCGCGGTCGAAGTGAGCTGCCTCATTACGGCGCACGGCGCGGAACCGGTCCATTTCGGCGCGTTCCCGCCCGCGCAGCGCGGTCTGCTGCAGGTGATGAAAGCGATGGAAGAACTGACCGTCGAAGCGGCGGTGACCGGCGATTACGCGACGGCGCTGCAGGCGTTCACGCTGAATCCGCTGGTCACGAGCGGCGACGCCGCCCGACTCGTGCTGGACGAGCTGCTGGACGCGCATCAAGCGTATCTGCCGCAGTTTTTCGCCCCGAAGCTTGAGAAAGCCGGCGTCTGA